One segment of Candidatus Omnitrophota bacterium DNA contains the following:
- a CDS encoding metal-sensitive transcriptional regulator, producing the protein MPHKTTHQENLIALKRIEGQVKGIQKMIDDKKYCIDIATQVYASIGALRRVAEKILSKHMEHCVVDALSGRSEKDKQQKISEIISIIKRLNKL; encoded by the coding sequence ATGCCCCACAAGACAACTCACCAAGAGAATTTAATTGCTTTGAAACGAATTGAAGGCCAAGTTAAAGGTATCCAGAAAATGATTGACGATAAGAAGTATTGTATTGATATTGCTACTCAAGTATATGCTTCAATCGGCGCCCTACGCAGAGTTGCTGAAAAGATACTTTCTAAGCATATGGAGCATTGCGTAGTCGATGCCCTGAGCGGCAGATCGGAAAAGGATAAGCAACAAAAAATAAGTGAGATAATCAGTATAATAAAAAGATTGAATAAGCTATGA
- a CDS encoding efflux RND transporter periplasmic adaptor subunit: MKKLILIIIIVILAAGASIAFLYLNKHKGHQMSGMKMSEEATPERKILYYTCGMHPSVRVSPQEFEKGNNKCPICFMDLTPIYSTPQNTLIGSKDLEMVQEKTNIVTINPTELKLAGVETFKVEVVPLYKEMRTVGIVAHDPQLRTAEEEYLQALNTYKKVSESGFEDAKERAQDVVEATKIKLELLGLDQDLIKELEVAGVSDRSLILPDEYMWVYAEFYEYEIIWPQKGDLVEITLQADPSLVLKGEVKSIEPVIKEKTRTERLKILVANEGNILKPNMYVDVWLRSDLGSVLSIPKDAVLDTGRRKVIYVDLDQGRFQLREVVVGPLAQGVLDGMTMDFYPLVSGAEKGESVVLKGNFLIDSQSQLGAAASAYGGALGEDESMPAGHQH; the protein is encoded by the coding sequence ATGAAAAAATTAATATTGATAATTATAATAGTTATTTTGGCAGCTGGCGCCAGTATTGCCTTTCTTTATCTGAATAAACATAAAGGCCATCAAATGAGTGGTATGAAAATGTCAGAAGAGGCAACTCCGGAGAGAAAAATATTGTACTACACCTGCGGCATGCATCCTTCGGTTAGAGTGAGTCCTCAAGAGTTTGAAAAAGGAAATAATAAATGCCCGATTTGCTTTATGGATTTAACTCCGATATATTCAACTCCTCAAAATACTTTAATCGGTAGTAAGGATTTAGAAATGGTTCAGGAAAAAACTAACATTGTTACCATAAACCCTACCGAACTGAAATTGGCCGGGGTAGAGACTTTCAAAGTCGAGGTGGTACCTTTATATAAAGAGATGCGGACTGTAGGGATTGTCGCTCACGACCCTCAGTTAAGAACTGCCGAAGAAGAGTATTTACAAGCGCTTAATACTTATAAAAAGGTTTCTGAGTCGGGGTTTGAAGATGCTAAAGAAAGAGCTCAAGATGTAGTTGAAGCTACTAAGATAAAACTTGAGCTTTTGGGTTTGGATCAGGATTTGATTAAGGAGCTTGAAGTAGCCGGAGTTTCCGACCGAAGTTTAATTTTACCTGATGAGTATATGTGGGTTTATGCAGAGTTTTATGAATATGAAATTATTTGGCCTCAAAAAGGAGATTTGGTCGAGATAACTTTGCAAGCTGATCCAAGTCTTGTTTTAAAAGGCGAAGTTAAAAGTATTGAACCGGTGATAAAGGAAAAAACCAGAACTGAGCGGCTTAAAATTTTAGTTGCTAATGAAGGGAATATTCTAAAACCTAATATGTATGTGGATGTTTGGCTTAGAAGTGATCTTGGTTCGGTTTTAAGTATCCCCAAGGATGCGGTTTTAGATACTGGAAGAAGAAAAGTTATCTATGTTGATTTGGACCAGGGGCGTTTTCAACTAAGGGAGGTAGTTGTTGGGCCACTAGCTCAAGGGGTTCTTGACGGTATGACCATGGATTTCTATCCATTAGTTTCCGGAGCTGAAAAAGGAGAGTCAGTAGTTTTAAAAGGAAATTTTTTAATTGATTCTCAATCACAGCTAGGCGCAGCAGCTTCAGCTTATGGAGGAGCTTTGGGAGAAGATGAATCGATGCCAGCCGGGCATCAACATTAA
- a CDS encoding YHS domain-containing protein, whose translation MFKKRDPVCGVRVSKNTEYFFSHQGKTYYFDCQACKATFQENIGDYLRRKPTDGFLNWIAKGSGKVPKSCHEGKQKKEAD comes from the coding sequence ATGTTTAAAAAACGGGATCCCGTATGCGGAGTAAGGGTGAGTAAAAATACGGAATATTTTTTTTCTCATCAGGGAAAAACTTATTATTTTGATTGTCAAGCCTGCAAAGCTACTTTCCAGGAGAATATTGGAGATTATCTTAGGAGAAAGCCCACTGATGGATTCTTAAACTGGATTGCCAAAGGCAGCGGAAAAGTTCCTAAGAGCTGTCATGAAGGAAAGCAGAAAAAGGAAGCTGATTGA
- a CDS encoding CusA/CzcA family heavy metal efflux RND transporter, with protein MINKIIEIALKNRFLVIATFILLIVWGYSSMKEIPVDAIPDIGELQILVYADWPGRSPKDVEDQVIYPLTTGLMGVPKVKVVRSTSAFGFGLVNMIFEDGTDFYWARTRVLERLDFAKKNIPKDASVTLGPDATALGQIFWYTVEGDGYDLAELRSIQDWYVRYQLTSVEGVSEVASVGGYVKQYQIDIDPNKLFSHQVKLHQVISAVKKSNIDVGAKVFEEGGVEFVVRGLGFIKNTEDIEDIVIDSRGGVPIYVKNIAKVTIGSDFRRGALDKQGKEVTGGVILMRYGENPLKVIQLIKSKIKELSVGLPEGVKVVPFYDRTGLILRAIDTLKTALSQEVLITIFVIIIFLLHLGGSIVISIVLPIGVLISFILMRQFGVDANIMSLGGIAIAIGVMVDSGCVLVENIYRRIVEKREELKVSKLSSSERLNTCISASQEVGKPVLFALLTTIVGFVPVFVLTGQAGKLFRPLAFTKTFAMAAAAVIALVLLPTLCYYFLRGKLRPVEENRTARALSKVYKPTISWALRHKKIIVLISILVIVVGLICGSLMKQEFMPPLNEGDLLFMPVLLPGASLTQVMEIMRKQDFIIKSDIPEVEWVVGKLGRAETATDPAPVLMIETIIHLKDKKDWRVGMTRQKLIQEIQEKTRMPGVSPIMTQPIRNRIDMLATGIQTPVGVKVFGSDLEKIVNIGIQVEKIVAQVPGAVSPYAERASSRPYFEIEIDRQQAARYGIKVSDIQHVIMTAIGGMNITTTVEGRERYPVRIRYLRELRESPEALKRIFVPTSSGGHIPLAQLAKLKKVLGPAVISAENTLMYARVFINVDQEKVGLIDFVKNAQKAVQEKIGSGGLKLPSGYFISWSGQFESEMESRKRLIPSLIIALTVILLLLYIAFKNFSSLIILSTGLPVSLMGGLILLYFLDLRLSTAVWVGFIALFGVATDNAVVLLSTLDNLFREKVPKTIEEIRKTVIRAGLLRLRPAMMTTATTIIALLPVMLATGTGSEVMRPMASPTVGGLITATLSNLILVPVLYCWFKERQILKK; from the coding sequence ATGATTAATAAAATTATTGAAATTGCTCTCAAGAATCGCTTCTTGGTAATAGCTACCTTTATTTTGCTAATTGTTTGGGGTTATTCTTCGATGAAAGAAATTCCGGTAGATGCCATACCCGATATCGGTGAGCTTCAAATATTAGTTTATGCTGATTGGCCGGGCAGAAGTCCTAAAGATGTTGAAGATCAAGTTATCTATCCTTTAACTACTGGTTTAATGGGAGTACCTAAGGTAAAGGTGGTGCGCTCTACTTCAGCCTTTGGCTTTGGTTTAGTTAATATGATTTTTGAAGACGGAACTGATTTTTATTGGGCTAGAACCAGAGTTTTGGAACGCCTCGACTTTGCCAAAAAAAATATTCCCAAGGACGCTTCAGTAACTTTAGGGCCCGACGCAACTGCTTTGGGTCAGATATTTTGGTATACAGTAGAAGGTGATGGTTATGATTTGGCCGAGCTTCGTTCGATTCAAGACTGGTATGTTCGTTATCAGCTAACTTCGGTTGAAGGGGTGTCAGAAGTTGCTTCAGTCGGCGGATATGTTAAGCAGTATCAGATAGATATAGATCCGAATAAGCTTTTTTCTCACCAGGTTAAGCTGCATCAAGTTATTAGTGCAGTTAAAAAGTCAAACATCGATGTCGGGGCAAAGGTGTTTGAAGAGGGTGGGGTTGAGTTTGTGGTTAGGGGCTTGGGCTTTATTAAGAATACTGAAGATATTGAAGATATTGTAATTGATTCCCGAGGGGGTGTACCGATATATGTAAAGAATATCGCTAAGGTTACTATCGGTTCAGATTTTAGAAGAGGAGCTCTGGATAAGCAAGGAAAGGAAGTAACCGGTGGCGTAATTCTTATGCGCTACGGGGAGAATCCATTGAAAGTCATCCAGCTAATCAAGTCAAAAATAAAAGAGTTGTCAGTGGGCTTACCTGAGGGAGTTAAAGTAGTTCCTTTTTATGACCGTACCGGTTTAATTTTGCGGGCGATCGACACTTTAAAGACAGCCTTGAGTCAAGAAGTCCTGATTACCATTTTTGTAATTATTATATTTTTATTACATTTGGGCGGCAGCATAGTCATTTCGATTGTTCTTCCGATAGGAGTGTTAATTTCTTTTATACTTATGCGTCAATTTGGAGTTGATGCTAATATTATGTCTTTGGGTGGTATTGCTATAGCTATCGGAGTTATGGTTGATTCGGGATGTGTCTTAGTTGAAAATATTTACCGGAGAATTGTTGAGAAAAGAGAGGAGCTCAAAGTTTCTAAACTCTCTTCTTCAGAAAGACTGAATACTTGTATTAGCGCATCCCAAGAAGTAGGTAAGCCGGTTTTATTTGCTTTGCTTACCACAATAGTTGGTTTTGTCCCGGTTTTCGTCTTAACTGGCCAGGCTGGAAAGCTCTTTAGACCGCTTGCCTTTACTAAGACTTTTGCTATGGCTGCAGCTGCAGTTATTGCTTTGGTGCTTTTGCCCACGCTTTGTTATTACTTTTTGCGCGGTAAGTTACGTCCGGTTGAAGAAAACAGAACTGCTCGAGCATTAAGCAAAGTCTATAAACCAACTATTAGCTGGGCATTGAGGCATAAGAAAATAATAGTGCTAATTTCTATTTTGGTGATAGTAGTTGGGCTTATTTGTGGATCGCTCATGAAACAGGAGTTTATGCCGCCCTTAAATGAAGGGGATCTTTTATTTATGCCGGTACTATTACCGGGAGCGTCTCTAACTCAGGTTATGGAGATAATGCGAAAGCAGGATTTTATTATTAAAAGCGATATTCCCGAAGTAGAGTGGGTGGTTGGAAAATTAGGCCGGGCTGAGACGGCAACTGATCCGGCTCCGGTTTTGATGATTGAAACAATTATTCATTTAAAGGATAAAAAAGATTGGCGTGTTGGTATGACTCGGCAAAAATTAATTCAGGAGATTCAGGAAAAAACTCGCATGCCCGGGGTGAGTCCGATTATGACCCAACCGATACGAAATAGAATTGATATGCTAGCGACCGGAATCCAAACTCCGGTAGGGGTTAAGGTTTTTGGGTCAGATTTAGAAAAAATAGTTAATATTGGCATACAGGTTGAAAAAATTGTGGCGCAAGTTCCCGGAGCAGTGAGTCCTTATGCTGAGCGGGCATCAAGTCGGCCATATTTTGAAATAGAAATCGACCGTCAACAGGCCGCTCGCTACGGCATAAAAGTTTCCGATATCCAGCATGTTATTATGACTGCAATCGGTGGAATGAATATAACTACTACTGTTGAAGGCCGAGAGCGTTACCCGGTAAGAATCAGGTACTTACGTGAACTTAGGGAGAGCCCTGAGGCCTTAAAGAGGATATTTGTCCCAACTTCTTCCGGCGGCCACATTCCTTTGGCCCAACTGGCAAAGTTAAAGAAAGTCTTGGGCCCGGCAGTTATCAGTGCCGAAAATACTTTGATGTATGCAAGGGTTTTTATTAATGTTGATCAGGAGAAGGTTGGCTTGATCGATTTTGTGAAAAATGCTCAGAAAGCAGTTCAGGAAAAAATTGGCAGTGGGGGTCTTAAATTACCTTCAGGATATTTTATCTCCTGGTCTGGCCAATTTGAATCAGAGATGGAGTCGAGAAAAAGATTAATACCTTCATTGATTATAGCCTTAACGGTTATTCTCTTGCTCCTTTACATTGCTTTTAAGAACTTTAGTTCATTAATTATTCTTTCAACTGGTTTGCCAGTGTCTTTGATGGGTGGCCTTATATTGCTATATTTTTTAGATCTTAGATTATCTACTGCAGTTTGGGTGGGGTTCATTGCTTTGTTCGGTGTGGCTACTGATAATGCGGTAGTATTACTTTCAACTTTAGATAATTTGTTTAGAGAGAAGGTCCCCAAAACTATTGAAGAAATACGAAAGACAGTCATCCGGGCTGGACTCTTGCGCCTTCGTCCGGCAATGATGACTACAGCAACTACAATTATTGCTCTTTTGCCGGTTATGTTAGCAACCGGAACCGGTTCAGAAGTTATGAGGCCAATGGCTTCACCAACTGTAGGCGGTCTGATTACTGCTACCCTTTCTAACCTTATTTTGGTCCCAGTGTTGTACTGTTGGTTTAAGGAAAGGCAGATTCTTAAGAAATAA
- a CDS encoding DUF1573 domain-containing protein produces the protein MKKLLYLLLFFSLFFSQEAAGKSGPNIRVDSNYWDFGKIEESQRKEKIFTVENVGDEDLVIEKVYTTCGCTTAEISSNRIPAGVKAELKVIYNPQGKQPGKDEKYIYLVSNDLSQPKLKFSISAEIGPKASFGQKNISKIPSLSSTELYERLGKEQKIVILDVREENEYIERHIPEAVWFPKSRFDRNDENVLAKLQDIDKETPLVSYCGAGHRSSYITKKLRQKGYNAYNLDGISFWEKKGYPLIRGPKLPASQEPAIVHLEEAYEHYFLLFKDIIWVDVRNKDDYSAGHVKDALGIPLSDLEYNLDKISPDKEVVFYCEGTWDGGKCDASMSAGRILIKNGFKPGRIKVFEDGFGAWEDAGYPVEGGENDE, from the coding sequence ATGAAAAAATTGCTTTATTTATTATTGTTTTTTTCTTTATTTTTCAGCCAAGAAGCCGCCGGAAAATCCGGCCCCAATATTAGGGTTGATTCAAATTACTGGGATTTTGGCAAGATAGAGGAAAGCCAGAGAAAAGAGAAGATTTTTACGGTAGAGAATGTCGGGGATGAGGATCTGGTTATTGAGAAAGTCTATACTACCTGCGGTTGTACTACTGCTGAGATTTCTTCTAACCGAATACCAGCCGGAGTTAAGGCAGAATTAAAAGTAATTTACAATCCTCAAGGCAAGCAGCCCGGCAAAGACGAGAAATATATCTACCTTGTTTCTAATGATCTCTCCCAGCCCAAGTTAAAATTTAGTATTTCAGCTGAGATTGGGCCTAAGGCATCCTTTGGCCAGAAAAACATTTCCAAGATACCCAGCCTTAGCTCAACTGAGCTCTATGAACGGTTAGGGAAGGAACAAAAAATAGTTATTTTAGACGTAAGGGAAGAGAATGAATATATTGAACGGCACATCCCCGAGGCCGTATGGTTTCCTAAAAGCAGGTTCGACCGCAATGATGAGAATGTTTTAGCTAAACTTCAGGACATCGACAAAGAAACACCTCTAGTTTCTTATTGCGGAGCCGGCCATAGAAGCAGTTACATAACCAAGAAGCTGCGGCAGAAGGGTTACAACGCTTACAACTTAGACGGTATCTCTTTTTGGGAGAAAAAAGGTTATCCTTTAATTCGCGGGCCAAAGTTACCGGCTAGCCAAGAACCGGCCATAGTCCACCTAGAGGAAGCTTACGAACATTACTTTTTATTGTTTAAGGATATTATTTGGGTTGATGTTAGAAATAAGGATGATTATTCGGCCGGGCATGTTAAAGACGCTCTGGGTATTCCGCTTTCAGATTTAGAATACAATCTTGATAAAATATCACCTGATAAAGAGGTGGTTTTTTATTGTGAAGGTACCTGGGACGGAGGAAAGTGCGATGCCAGTATGAGTGCCGGAAGAATTTTGATCAAGAATGGTTTTAAGCCGGGAAGAATCAAGGTTTTTGAGGATGGCTTTGGCGCCTGGGAAGATGCCGGCTATCCGGTAGAAGGAGGAGAGAACGATGAGTAA
- a CDS encoding TolC family protein, whose translation MTKKLLVVSLMFVFVLRMTVFAQDKTRDTLELLLDEALVNNLKLRALNKEWESKKARITAERSLPQPEVGFGFWGESVETKAGPMKRKYSIKQAIPYPGKLWLKGDIAQKEAAVAYARYILEVRGVIENLKSYFYDYFFVVESVHIMEAEKLILEGIRSSIKSKYETLSAPQQDLVKVDLEIAKIEDKILKLNKQKNLLRAQINRILNRPQNSYIKLPLGFRLLAQRVNIDKNELLDKAYAESPHIIIDLLMLEKQKDKFSLAKQGYIPDFGIMAEYIDIGGGTTNLENDGQDAWMIGFQVKVPLWFWKVRSEISSEKAKLEAQEYQVEDKENFLSFKIEDLHFRLETEEQLIDLYKNVILPESMHNFSVSRIGYEDGVVDFLSFLDAERSVISIKIAELKQTVDYMKTVAQIEYIIGEDL comes from the coding sequence ATGACGAAAAAATTGCTTGTAGTTTCTTTGATGTTTGTTTTTGTCTTGAGGATGACAGTTTTTGCTCAAGATAAAACGAGAGACACTTTAGAATTATTGCTTGATGAGGCTTTAGTTAATAATCTTAAGTTGAGGGCTTTAAATAAAGAATGGGAGTCCAAGAAGGCCAGGATTACCGCTGAGAGAAGCCTGCCTCAGCCGGAAGTTGGTTTTGGTTTTTGGGGCGAGTCAGTCGAAACTAAAGCTGGTCCGATGAAGAGAAAATACAGCATAAAACAAGCGATACCTTATCCTGGTAAACTTTGGCTTAAAGGCGACATAGCCCAGAAAGAGGCTGCAGTGGCCTATGCCCGTTATATTTTAGAGGTAAGGGGGGTTATAGAAAATTTGAAGTCTTATTTTTATGATTATTTTTTCGTCGTTGAATCCGTCCACATCATGGAAGCTGAAAAGTTGATCTTGGAAGGTATTCGCAGTAGTATAAAGAGTAAATACGAAACCCTCTCCGCCCCGCAGCAGGATTTGGTGAAAGTTGATTTAGAAATTGCTAAGATCGAAGACAAAATTTTGAAATTAAACAAGCAAAAAAACCTTCTTCGAGCTCAAATTAATCGTATCTTGAACCGGCCCCAAAATAGTTATATTAAGCTTCCTTTAGGTTTTAGGCTACTGGCTCAGAGAGTCAACATCGATAAAAATGAGTTATTAGATAAAGCTTATGCTGAAAGCCCTCATATAATCATTGATCTTTTAATGCTTGAGAAACAAAAGGATAAGTTTTCTTTAGCCAAGCAAGGCTATATTCCTGATTTCGGAATTATGGCTGAGTATATCGATATCGGCGGCGGAACCACTAATCTTGAAAATGACGGCCAGGATGCCTGGATGATTGGCTTTCAGGTAAAAGTTCCTTTGTGGTTTTGGAAAGTACGTTCAGAGATTAGTTCTGAAAAAGCAAAGCTAGAAGCTCAAGAGTATCAAGTTGAAGATAAGGAAAACTTTTTATCATTCAAGATAGAGGACTTACACTTTAGGCTGGAGACTGAAGAGCAACTTATTGATTTGTATAAGAATGTAATCTTGCCTGAGAGCATGCATAATTTTTCGGTATCACGTATTGGCTATGAAGATGGAGTGGTTGATTTTTTGAGTTTTCTTGATGCTGAAAGAAGCGTAATTTCTATAAAAATCGCCGAGTTAAAACAAACTGTAGATTACATGAAGACAGTTGCTCAAATTGAGTATATTATTGGGGAGGATCTTTAG
- a CDS encoding YHS domain-containing protein: MKRVVLFGLIIFLNLSLGYAQDMDHHHHDMDNHTNKQMTDEKAVRSEDNLGICPVMGGEASKEYSYTHQGKTYYFCCPSCVDEFKKDPEKYISKIKEFELEAYQFGFEPEEIVVEKGDIVRILASSRDVPHGVYIKEYNINVTVKKGETRKIEFIAKEAGEFPILCSVYCGRGHHSMKAKLIVKE, from the coding sequence ATGAAAAGAGTAGTTTTGTTTGGTTTAATTATTTTTTTGAATCTGAGTTTGGGTTATGCTCAAGACATGGATCATCATCACCACGACATGGATAATCATACCAATAAGCAGATGACGGATGAAAAGGCAGTTAGATCCGAAGACAATTTAGGAATTTGCCCGGTTATGGGAGGAGAGGCTAGCAAAGAATATTCATACACTCATCAGGGAAAAACTTATTATTTTTGTTGCCCTTCCTGCGTCGATGAATTTAAGAAGGATCCTGAGAAGTATATCTCTAAAATTAAAGAGTTTGAATTAGAAGCCTATCAGTTTGGTTTTGAGCCAGAGGAGATCGTTGTAGAAAAAGGTGACATAGTAAGAATTCTGGCTAGTTCCCGGGATGTACCTCATGGAGTCTATATTAAGGAATACAATATAAACGTCACAGTTAAAAAAGGGGAAACTAGAAAAATAGAGTTTATTGCTAAAGAAGCAGGGGAATTTCCGATTCTCTGTTCAGTTTATTGCGGAAGAGGCCATCATAGCATGAAGGCTAAGTTAATAGTTAAAGAATGA
- a CDS encoding DUF1573 domain-containing protein, with the protein MSKKLKVIVFVLLVAFFSSTVFAGAKEDIYSKLECCKCGKSFISCTCAHAKEMKAYIDAFLEAGLGEEEIMLKIAKKYSLDSIIDFKTKKVVEKKLIEEAGAKRPEIFIKPLAYDLGKVSKSKGKLELAVKVKNKGNTALTINELKTSCGCTTVRLKTKKSESPAFSMNMENLKSSWKADLAPAEEGKLIIVTDLDHPHVKLGHMARSVTIKSNDPVYSTINVEFEVEIVE; encoded by the coding sequence ATGAGTAAAAAATTAAAAGTTATTGTTTTTGTTTTACTGGTTGCGTTTTTTAGCAGTACTGTTTTTGCCGGGGCCAAAGAAGACATTTATTCTAAATTGGAATGTTGCAAGTGCGGCAAATCTTTTATTTCCTGCACTTGTGCTCACGCTAAAGAGATGAAAGCTTACATAGACGCCTTTTTAGAGGCTGGCCTGGGGGAAGAGGAGATTATGCTAAAAATAGCTAAAAAATATTCTCTTGATAGCATAATCGACTTTAAAACTAAAAAGGTGGTCGAGAAAAAGCTAATAGAGGAAGCCGGAGCAAAGCGGCCAGAGATTTTTATTAAGCCTTTGGCATACGATTTAGGAAAGGTCAGTAAGAGTAAGGGTAAATTAGAGTTAGCGGTCAAGGTAAAGAATAAAGGCAATACGGCGCTGACCATTAATGAACTTAAGACTAGCTGCGGGTGCACGACAGTCAGGCTAAAGACGAAAAAAAGCGAGAGTCCGGCTTTTTCAATGAATATGGAGAATTTAAAAAGTAGTTGGAAAGCTGATCTTGCGCCTGCCGAAGAAGGAAAGTTGATCATTGTAACCGATTTAGACCACCCCCATGTTAAATTAGGCCATATGGCAAGGTCGGTCACAATTAAGAGCAACGACCCGGTATATTCAACAATAAATGTTGAGTTTGAGGTTGAAATAGTAGAGTAG